A region of Anguilla rostrata isolate EN2019 chromosome 10, ASM1855537v3, whole genome shotgun sequence DNA encodes the following proteins:
- the ier3ip1 gene encoding immediate early response 3-interacting protein 1 has product MAFTLYSLIQAAILCVNAIAVLHEERFLSKVGWGADQGIGGFGDEPGIKSQLLNLVRSVRTVMRVPLIIVNSVCIVLLLLFG; this is encoded by the exons ATGGCGTTTACTTTATACTCCCTTATCCAGGCTGCAATTCTATGTGTAAATGCAATTGCAGTTTTGCACGAAGAGAGGTTCCTGAGTAaag ttggCTGGGGTGCGGACCAAGGCATCGGAGGGTTTGGTGATGAACCAGGGATTAAATCTCAACTTTTGAATCTTGTTCGCTCTGTGAGGACAGTTATGAGAG tgccCTTGATAATAGTTAATTCGGTGTGTATTGTCTTGCTGCTACTGTTTGGATAA